From Desulforegula conservatrix Mb1Pa, the proteins below share one genomic window:
- a CDS encoding ISNCY family transposase — protein sequence MMQTKLLQEIKKMRFEEAYSCWTEGRLSQEEAARLLGVSGRTLRRYIDRYEENGLDGLVDYRLNQVSHSRAPVDEVIALTNQYKEKYSGWNVKHFHSWYKKSGGTRSYTWVKNKLQENGLVKKAPGKGKHRKRREKSPLPGMMIHQDASTHEWIKGHKWDLVVTMDDATNEHYSMFFTEQEGTASSFRGVKETIENKGLFSSFYSDRGSHYWITPEAGGKVDKVKLTQFGRAMKQLGIQMIAAYSPEARGRSERAFRTHQERLTKELALAEISTMEEANIYLTETYLPAFNEEFMQPAIEDGSAFVPFCGMDIDDILCEQYERTVANDNCVEFGRMKLQIPQASHRIHYVKAKVRVHSYCDKRLAVFHGPRKLAVYDPRGTIIGASPIQNIDSKTKAVSLPFTTSDNAAPCQGQASQARCCAALTSPLHCQI from the coding sequence ATGATGCAGACGAAGTTGCTACAGGAAATCAAAAAGATGAGATTTGAAGAAGCATATTCATGCTGGACAGAGGGACGACTTAGCCAGGAGGAAGCAGCAAGGCTGCTTGGAGTCAGCGGCAGGACTTTAAGGCGTTACATCGACAGATATGAGGAAAACGGCCTTGACGGTCTTGTGGATTACAGGCTGAATCAGGTTTCCCACAGTCGAGCCCCTGTGGATGAAGTGATAGCCCTGACAAATCAGTACAAAGAAAAGTATAGTGGCTGGAACGTGAAGCACTTTCACTCCTGGTATAAAAAATCAGGTGGGACAAGAAGCTATACCTGGGTGAAAAACAAGCTTCAGGAAAATGGTTTGGTCAAAAAAGCTCCTGGAAAAGGCAAGCACAGAAAGAGACGAGAGAAATCGCCTCTTCCAGGGATGATGATCCATCAGGACGCAAGCACCCATGAATGGATAAAGGGTCACAAATGGGATCTCGTCGTTACAATGGATGATGCGACAAACGAACATTATTCAATGTTTTTTACAGAGCAGGAAGGAACTGCCTCGAGTTTTCGAGGAGTGAAAGAAACGATTGAAAATAAAGGCCTTTTTTCATCCTTTTACAGCGATCGAGGAAGCCATTATTGGATTACGCCAGAGGCTGGAGGAAAGGTCGACAAGGTTAAGCTGACGCAGTTCGGCAGAGCCATGAAACAGCTCGGAATCCAGATGATCGCGGCATATTCTCCGGAGGCAAGGGGACGAAGCGAAAGGGCCTTCAGAACCCATCAGGAACGGCTGACAAAAGAGCTTGCCTTAGCAGAAATATCGACAATGGAAGAGGCGAACATATACCTTACAGAAACTTATCTGCCAGCTTTCAATGAAGAATTCATGCAGCCAGCAATCGAGGACGGCAGTGCCTTCGTTCCTTTCTGCGGCATGGATATAGATGATATCCTCTGCGAGCAGTACGAAAGAACTGTCGCAAATGACAATTGCGTAGAGTTTGGGCGTATGAAGCTTCAGATACCTCAGGCATCACACAGAATTCATTATGTAAAAGCAAAAGTGCGTGTTCATAGCTACTGCGACAAGAGGCTGGCAGTTTTTCACGGTCCGAGGAAACTCGCTGTTTATGACCCTCGCGGGACAATAATCGGAGCAAGTCCGATTCAAAATATAGATTCAAAAACTAAGGCGGTTTCTCTGCCCTTTACCACATCTGACAATGCTGCTCCTTGTCAAGGCCAAGCCTCGCAGGCTCGGTGCTGCGCAGCCTTGACAAGTCCGCTGCATTGCCAGATTTAA
- a CDS encoding two-partner secretion domain-containing protein produces MKKNNLFLIVPVFLLFTTSSFAEVKLDGSMGVTGSLPGPDFRIEATVGQKMGPNLFHSFEKFNIATGETATFAGPADISRIISRVTGGSVSNIDGLLASEIQGADFYLINPYGIVFGKNASLDISGSFFATTADHIKLGENGRFDAKNPSASILTSAPPEAFGFVGNSPGKIEVESSIDVGEGKYPGLYVNGNSSITIAGGDISFMGGVARTYKGPINIVSVASVGELNLDSMNTGLFSKLGNIDVRDFSVIFSFGGGNISVQSQNLNLIDGGEIYTKIFEDRADAGNLDVNVRDSILVSGQSMNGFLSYLGAEVQNAPNSRSGDVNISARYLRIDNGASVSSYSARSGPSGNVTINADRVETLGGSKISSEILGGIGKSGDIIINAYEFFNLSGITAEGVCSSVGTTVTDSYLAYGGDIRVFAPEILMDGGYLTSLSSVSGNSGNIAIETDNMTLINGGSVYSSISEGIGIAGNIDLKISNQLFMSGFNVNGTFTNINSAAVDSIYSAGGNIALSAGSAWLEKGAYITSSSVMSGSSGNIYMDVAKLDLVDGGRIFADIRQGQGRGGALEIIADEYINIAGAYAGAYSSRIASEAEDSGTSNGGSISLVSPLINIIDEGYISTVSNSGDGGSIDIGTWNLNLINGGSILASKIKGSGSGGNIFINAVNDVNISGKNESGSSGGINSSANGAPGAKSGDIAITAASLKLSDGGYVTSSAFGSGDSGSLFVDVDTLELLGGGRILSAIQGGTGIGGELSINARTSVLIQGSDVQGASSIISSAVGSFTADGGNLNIITDNLTIDGGFITSSSVEGGRAGNLAMNVGSLSVLNGGTVTSSVLRAVGRGGNVYIDARDYVLVSGVSEYEIYSNINSSGVDSPYSNAGDIFLSSPYLRLENGGFLSSSSTRSGDAGNINIWASDVYLVNSGHIDTASDVSAGGSMHIDSAHMINLENSYISSSVYGGTGNGGNMLIGNPEFIILDGSYIIAIAYEGNGGNIDLKAGLFIADPISKISASSQLGIDGIINIDVKRRALWHHFASALAPLPHELTKKSPSDCLSKICRL; encoded by the coding sequence ATGAAAAAAAATAACCTGTTTTTAATCGTCCCTGTTTTTTTGCTATTCACAACAAGTTCTTTTGCAGAGGTGAAGCTTGATGGAAGTATGGGGGTTACAGGTTCTCTGCCTGGCCCTGATTTCCGGATAGAAGCTACAGTTGGTCAAAAAATGGGCCCTAATCTTTTCCACAGCTTTGAAAAATTCAATATAGCAACAGGAGAGACTGCCACTTTTGCCGGGCCTGCTGATATCAGCAGAATCATAAGCCGCGTTACCGGAGGATCTGTCTCAAATATTGACGGGCTTTTGGCCTCTGAGATCCAGGGCGCGGATTTTTATTTGATAAACCCATACGGTATTGTTTTTGGCAAAAACGCTTCCCTCGATATAAGCGGATCATTTTTTGCGACAACTGCGGATCATATCAAGCTTGGAGAAAATGGCAGATTTGATGCAAAGAATCCATCTGCTTCCATTCTGACATCAGCCCCGCCCGAGGCTTTCGGTTTTGTTGGAAACAGTCCTGGTAAAATTGAGGTGGAGTCAAGCATCGATGTGGGGGAGGGTAAATATCCTGGGCTATATGTTAATGGCAACTCAAGCATTACAATAGCTGGCGGGGATATAAGCTTCATGGGCGGTGTGGCAAGAACATACAAGGGGCCTATCAATATAGTTTCCGTTGCATCAGTCGGAGAACTTAATCTCGATTCCATGAATACAGGTCTTTTCTCTAAGCTTGGCAATATAGATGTCAGGGACTTCTCTGTGATTTTTTCATTCGGAGGCGGTAATATTTCTGTTCAATCCCAGAATCTTAATCTCATAGATGGAGGTGAAATATACACCAAGATTTTTGAAGATCGCGCAGATGCCGGAAATCTTGATGTAAATGTCAGGGATTCAATCCTTGTATCAGGCCAGAGCATGAATGGTTTTCTTAGTTATCTTGGTGCAGAGGTTCAGAACGCACCAAACAGCAGAAGCGGAGATGTTAATATTTCGGCAAGATATCTTAGGATTGATAATGGAGCCTCTGTTTCATCATACAGTGCCAGAAGCGGGCCAAGCGGAAATGTAACAATAAACGCAGACAGAGTTGAAACTTTAGGGGGCTCGAAGATTTCATCGGAAATATTGGGTGGAATAGGCAAAAGCGGAGATATTATTATTAATGCTTATGAGTTTTTCAATTTATCTGGAATCACTGCAGAAGGAGTTTGCAGCAGCGTCGGTACTACTGTTACAGATTCTTATTTGGCTTATGGGGGTGATATCAGGGTTTTTGCTCCTGAAATATTAATGGATGGCGGATATCTCACAAGTTTGAGTTCAGTTTCAGGCAATTCCGGGAATATAGCAATTGAAACAGATAATATGACACTGATAAATGGAGGTTCGGTTTATTCGTCTATTTCTGAAGGAATAGGCATTGCCGGTAATATAGATCTTAAAATTTCTAATCAGCTTTTTATGTCTGGTTTTAATGTCAATGGGACTTTTACCAATATTAATTCCGCTGCTGTGGATTCCATATATTCGGCTGGAGGAAATATTGCTCTGTCAGCTGGATCTGCTTGGCTTGAAAAAGGTGCCTACATAACAAGTTCAAGTGTTATGAGCGGCAGTTCAGGTAATATCTATATGGATGTAGCTAAGCTTGATCTTGTTGATGGAGGTAGAATTTTTGCCGATATCAGACAGGGGCAGGGTAGGGGCGGCGCTCTTGAAATTATAGCTGACGAATACATTAATATTGCTGGTGCATATGCTGGTGCCTATTCAAGCAGGATAGCTTCGGAGGCCGAGGATTCTGGGACTTCAAATGGTGGCAGCATAAGTCTTGTTTCTCCTTTAATTAATATTATTGATGAAGGATATATCAGTACAGTGAGCAACAGCGGGGACGGCGGCAGCATTGATATAGGAACCTGGAATTTGAACCTGATCAATGGTGGAAGCATACTTGCCAGTAAGATTAAAGGCAGCGGTTCAGGTGGGAATATATTCATTAACGCGGTCAATGATGTTAATATTTCAGGAAAAAATGAAAGCGGATCATCCGGCGGTATTAATTCATCAGCAAATGGAGCTCCAGGGGCAAAGTCAGGAGATATAGCCATAACTGCTGCGAGTTTGAAATTATCTGATGGTGGTTATGTGACAAGTTCTGCCTTCGGCAGTGGAGACTCCGGAAGTCTTTTTGTTGATGTTGATACATTGGAGCTTTTGGGAGGCGGAAGAATACTATCTGCAATACAGGGAGGCACAGGAATAGGAGGGGAATTAAGTATTAATGCCAGGACATCCGTTCTTATCCAAGGATCAGATGTGCAAGGCGCAAGCTCGATAATATCTTCAGCAGTGGGTTCTTTTACGGCTGATGGAGGAAATCTAAATATAATTACAGACAATTTGACCATAGACGGCGGATTCATTACAAGTTCCAGCGTTGAAGGCGGCAGGGCCGGCAATCTCGCTATGAATGTTGGAAGTTTAAGTGTTCTTAATGGAGGTACTGTAACATCAAGTGTTTTAAGAGCCGTAGGCAGAGGCGGTAATGTTTATATTGACGCCAGAGACTATGTTCTGGTTTCAGGCGTTTCAGAATATGAGATTTATAGCAATATCAATTCGTCGGGAGTAGATTCTCCTTATTCAAATGCCGGGGATATTTTCCTGTCTTCTCCATATCTGAGGCTTGAAAATGGCGGATTTCTCTCAAGCTCAAGCACACGAAGTGGTGACGCAGGAAATATTAATATCTGGGCTTCAGACGTTTATCTTGTTAATTCTGGTCATATTGACACTGCCTCAGATGTATCAGCCGGAGGCAGCATGCATATAGATTCTGCTCACATGATCAATCTCGAAAATAGCTATATATCAAGTTCTGTGTATGGTGGAACCGGAAATGGCGGTAATATGCTCATTGGGAATCCCGAGTTTATAATACTTGATGGCAGCTATATCATAGCAATAGCTTATGAAGGCAACGGCGGAAATATTGATCTTAAAGCCGGACTTTTTATTGCTGATCCCATTAGTAAAATAAGTGCTTCATCCCAGTTAGGTATTGATGGAATCATAAATATTGATGTAAAGCGGCGGGCGCTTTGGCACCATTTTGCGTCTGCTTTGGCACCACTCCCACATGAATTGACTAAAAAAAGCCCATCTGATTGCCTGTCAAAAATATGTCGATTATAA
- a CDS encoding DNA adenine methylase, whose translation GKSRLAAQIISMLPEHETYCEVCTGAGWVFFKKDPMLSKSEVLNDLDGELISFYRVVQNHLEEFLKQFKWLLTSRQMFEEWKGQLETGGLTDIQKAARYYYTQRLCYGGRVRNRSFGVSPGRAGKINIVRLEEEMSQVHMRLSGCVVEHLPWQDLVARYDRPGTFFFIDPPYYKAPYYKHNMVLDDYKEMAGILGSVKGKFLLTINDLPEIREVFKDFKQLEVKLRYSVARKSATEGNELIFTNY comes from the coding sequence CGGCAAATCAAGACTTGCTGCCCAGATCATCTCGATGTTGCCGGAACATGAAACATACTGCGAAGTATGCACAGGAGCCGGTTGGGTGTTTTTCAAAAAAGACCCGATGCTTTCAAAATCTGAAGTTCTCAATGATCTGGACGGAGAACTTATTTCATTTTATCGGGTAGTCCAGAATCATTTAGAAGAGTTTTTAAAGCAGTTTAAATGGCTTTTAACTTCAAGGCAGATGTTCGAAGAATGGAAAGGCCAGCTTGAAACAGGTGGCCTGACCGATATCCAGAAAGCCGCCAGATATTATTATACCCAAAGGCTCTGTTATGGCGGCAGAGTAAGAAACAGATCCTTTGGCGTGTCTCCGGGCAGAGCTGGCAAGATTAACATAGTCAGACTTGAAGAGGAAATGTCCCAGGTTCACATGCGGCTATCAGGCTGCGTGGTTGAACATCTCCCATGGCAGGATCTTGTGGCCAGATACGACAGGCCAGGCACATTCTTTTTTATTGACCCACCTTATTATAAAGCCCCATACTACAAGCATAATATGGTTCTGGATGATTACAAAGAAATGGCAGGGATACTCGGAAGCGTGAAAGGCAAGTTTCTTCTGACCATAAACGACCTGCCTGAAATACGTGAAGTGTTCAAGGACTTCAAACAGCTGGAAGTTAAACTGAGATATTCTGTTGCTCGAAAGAGTGCCACAGAGGGCAATGAGTTGATCTTCACAAATTATTGA
- a CDS encoding Kelch repeat-containing protein codes for MGSSFPAQSGIPGVRLVAKSKIDNVNYFENLNLLGEDWGSAFVSPMNTLFGTGNSTFSKYPAWVTESGGMSGPAVAANGKLYTPGSTTQRPDVYDEATNAWSDAGLAYPDINHLLYCPETGSFDYEGNCYYYSNRVNIGDPPNAAFDFRKYSPAGNAWTALASLPTTPTNLKCVGYAFMGTNSGYAYFMQVFKNANASYVPSNFPTIYRYHFASNVWSDLAVVPPMIGSGVGSSSGYNMIVLRPNSMSCKYSSSKFLVNFKITKIDGFARGAFHNNIFLFDTATNQFTRFCNFAPFIQSSGITSDSAYTQFGDNRIFYQDGVLYMWSPLLRGLMAHVEATGRQYHIPIAASALLDPMLVFSNGKIYIWGGNLGASAVMTSSTIYNSSGLIIDLVKLSAFLKSSKTIGIKMPVFA; via the coding sequence ATGGGTTCATCATTCCCTGCTCAATCCGGCATTCCAGGAGTCAGGCTGGTTGCCAAATCAAAAATAGACAATGTGAATTATTTTGAAAACCTGAACTTATTGGGTGAGGACTGGGGAAGCGCTTTTGTTTCTCCCATGAATACTCTTTTTGGTACAGGCAACAGCACGTTCAGCAAGTATCCTGCATGGGTAACTGAATCAGGGGGAATGAGTGGCCCTGCGGTAGCTGCGAATGGCAAGCTTTATACGCCCGGTTCTACAACCCAAAGGCCTGATGTTTATGACGAAGCAACAAATGCATGGAGTGACGCGGGGCTCGCCTATCCTGATATTAATCATTTGTTGTATTGCCCTGAAACCGGCAGCTTTGATTATGAGGGGAATTGCTATTATTACAGCAATAGAGTGAATATTGGTGATCCTCCGAATGCCGCATTTGATTTCAGGAAATATAGCCCGGCAGGTAACGCCTGGACAGCTTTAGCGTCACTGCCCACGACGCCTACTAATCTTAAGTGCGTCGGCTACGCATTCATGGGGACAAATAGCGGCTATGCATATTTTATGCAGGTTTTTAAAAACGCTAATGCGTCATATGTGCCGTCAAATTTTCCTACAATATACAGATACCATTTTGCTTCAAACGTATGGTCTGATCTGGCTGTTGTTCCTCCCATGATAGGTAGTGGCGTGGGATCAAGCAGCGGCTACAATATGATCGTGCTCAGACCAAACTCTATGTCCTGTAAATATTCCAGCAGTAAATTCCTGGTCAATTTCAAGATAACAAAAATAGATGGTTTTGCCAGAGGGGCATTCCATAATAATATTTTCTTATTCGATACAGCTACAAATCAGTTTACGCGATTCTGCAATTTTGCGCCTTTTATTCAGTCTTCAGGAATTACCAGTGATAGCGCCTATACTCAGTTTGGCGATAACCGGATATTTTACCAGGATGGAGTTTTGTATATGTGGTCTCCGCTCTTGAGAGGGTTGATGGCTCATGTAGAGGCTACGGGCCGTCAATATCATATCCCGATAGCGGCATCTGCTCTTCTCGATCCTATGTTGGTTTTCAGTAATGGCAAAATTTATATATGGGGAGGTAATCTGGGAGCGTCTGCGGTAATGACAAGTTCTACTATTTATAATTCGTCAGGCTTGATTATCGATCTTGTGAAGCTTTCCGCATTCCTGAAATCATCAAAAACAATCGGCATCAAAATGCCTGTGTTCGCCTAA
- a CDS encoding phage tail protein, producing MQKYFSIMTSIGLARYAQALVDGVGLEITHMAVGDGNGLFVEPWEGMAGLVHEVCRGEVNRVALSEENPNWITIEGKIPVDVGGWWIREVGLFDSAGDLVAVSNYPPTEKPVLADGAGQDLYIRLPLAVENTSAITLTIEPSVVMASRQYVDSITEVLAENVKAGLRRAFFYTNTM from the coding sequence ATGCAAAAATATTTTTCGATCATGACGAGCATAGGCTTGGCCAGGTATGCGCAGGCGCTGGTCGACGGTGTTGGTCTTGAAATAACCCATATGGCTGTAGGAGACGGGAATGGGCTGTTTGTCGAACCATGGGAGGGGATGGCAGGTCTGGTTCATGAGGTTTGTCGTGGTGAGGTTAACAGGGTTGCTCTGTCAGAGGAAAATCCAAACTGGATTACCATTGAGGGGAAGATTCCTGTGGATGTTGGCGGATGGTGGATAAGGGAAGTTGGTCTCTTTGATTCTGCCGGAGATCTTGTGGCCGTTTCCAATTATCCGCCCACGGAAAAACCTGTCCTTGCTGATGGAGCTGGCCAGGATCTTTATATCAGGCTGCCGCTCGCAGTTGAGAATACCTCAGCTATCACATTGACCATAGAACCTTCTGTTGTCATGGCTTCCAGGCAATATGTGGACAGCATCACAGAGGTGCTTGCCGAAAATGTGAAAGCCGGGCTTCGAAGAGCCTTTTTCTACACAAACACAATGTAG
- a CDS encoding phage tail protein, translated as MSIFWDYFKNGLKYALIWRPGPLATVVQGAADVLDSARASVLWVRDQFLPDRCEEENFDGFAASRGIVRAAYETDDQYYSRVRLAWHWYVLGGRESGVRRIVADACGIDTVEIINLRDIDPARWAEFRVRINNIQGDMLTKLPTMTWAINEVKPARSKLAGFELVLYLETAPLWIGCGGPVAGAVTTVYPLIATEITLEPVVLMSSAAIHTGSDTIVYPKEST; from the coding sequence ATGAGTATATTCTGGGATTATTTCAAAAATGGTTTGAAATATGCGCTGATCTGGCGTCCTGGGCCTCTTGCCACTGTTGTCCAAGGGGCTGCTGATGTTCTGGATTCAGCAAGGGCGTCTGTGCTCTGGGTTCGTGATCAGTTTCTGCCTGACAGGTGCGAGGAAGAGAATTTTGACGGGTTCGCGGCATCGAGGGGGATTGTTCGCGCCGCTTATGAAACAGATGATCAGTATTACAGCCGGGTAAGGCTGGCCTGGCACTGGTACGTTCTTGGCGGCAGGGAAAGCGGTGTCAGGCGCATAGTCGCGGACGCTTGCGGCATAGACACCGTGGAGATCATCAATCTCAGGGATATTGATCCGGCACGCTGGGCAGAATTCCGGGTGAGGATTAACAATATTCAGGGCGACATGCTCACCAAACTGCCCACAATGACCTGGGCCATCAATGAGGTGAAACCGGCGCGGTCGAAGCTGGCTGGTTTTGAGCTGGTTCTTTATCTTGAGACTGCTCCTTTGTGGATTGGGTGCGGAGGGCCAGTGGCTGGAGCTGTTACGACGGTTTATCCACTGATTGCCACGGAAATTACACTTGAGCCTGTGGTTTTGATGTCTTCCGCAGCAATACATACAGGCTCTGACACCATCGTATATCCGAAGGAATCTACTTAG
- a CDS encoding baseplate J/gp47 family protein: protein MLLVSKTLESIRVSLFERIEAVQADGNLPQPLNLNRGPVRGLIELWAWGLYQLYQFLDFVLKQAFPLTATGLWLDLHCGQVEVSRKKATKARGSVVFYRSGSAGNVPITAGSVIRTPPDGLGNIYRFVTLADVVLQDGEIETLVAVESESYGCAANVTAGQIREMASVIPGIDGVINRAGWLTSEAIDEEDDDSLRLRYQLAWSAINGCTKYAYESWARSVAGVTGVRIMDNHPRGQGTVDVVIRGAAGLPTSDLVAALNAVVTEKKPINDDVMVKGPLSVNVLIAGELELTGGNPADIRLAVENRIRALFSGTVVSGVAPLEIGQDLTRDLLTFLVLGTGSNIKKVNWASPVSDIGIPDDGLGVLESLDLTWKWAEA, encoded by the coding sequence ATGTTACTGGTTAGCAAAACACTCGAAAGCATCAGAGTCAGCCTGTTTGAGCGCATCGAGGCGGTTCAGGCTGATGGCAATCTGCCCCAGCCACTCAATCTCAACAGAGGGCCTGTCCGTGGCTTGATAGAGCTTTGGGCCTGGGGTCTTTATCAGCTTTATCAGTTCCTTGATTTTGTGCTTAAGCAGGCGTTTCCGTTAACAGCCACAGGTTTATGGCTTGATTTGCATTGCGGTCAGGTTGAAGTCTCGCGCAAGAAGGCCACAAAAGCCAGGGGCAGTGTTGTTTTCTATCGTTCCGGCTCTGCCGGCAATGTTCCCATAACTGCTGGCAGCGTTATCAGGACTCCGCCAGACGGACTCGGCAATATCTATCGGTTTGTTACTCTGGCTGACGTGGTTTTACAGGATGGAGAAATTGAAACACTTGTCGCTGTCGAATCAGAATCCTATGGCTGCGCGGCCAATGTAACAGCAGGCCAGATAAGGGAAATGGCCTCGGTTATTCCTGGAATTGACGGAGTGATTAACCGGGCCGGGTGGCTTACGTCCGAGGCCATAGACGAAGAAGATGATGACAGTCTTAGGCTCAGGTATCAGCTTGCCTGGTCTGCGATCAACGGCTGTACCAAATACGCTTATGAATCTTGGGCAAGGTCTGTGGCCGGAGTGACCGGAGTAAGAATCATGGATAATCATCCAAGGGGCCAGGGCACGGTTGATGTGGTGATCAGGGGTGCGGCAGGGTTGCCGACGTCTGATTTGGTAGCTGCTTTGAATGCTGTCGTTACTGAAAAAAAGCCGATCAATGATGATGTAATGGTCAAAGGGCCTTTGTCGGTAAATGTCTTGATTGCCGGAGAGCTTGAGCTGACAGGAGGTAATCCTGCGGATATTAGGCTTGCTGTTGAAAACAGAATCAGGGCGCTGTTTTCAGGAACTGTTGTCAGCGGAGTTGCACCGCTTGAAATAGGTCAGGATTTGACAAGGGATTTATTGACCTTTCTGGTTCTCGGCACTGGTTCAAATATCAAAAAGGTAAACTGGGCATCTCCGGTGTCTGACATCGGAATCCCAGATGACGGACTCGGAGTGCTTGAATCACTGGATTTAACCTGGAAATGGGCTGAAGCCTGA
- a CDS encoding PAAR domain-containing protein produces the protein MPGIALTNDLVIGICSHGLRCCPHAVVGYHGSGSPDVSGNGKGVQRYGDFGAHTCPHCGVFLVIGGSPDVSANGRGVARVGDPVTHFCGSGICVTGSANITANGE, from the coding sequence ATGCCAGGAATAGCCTTAACAAATGATCTTGTAATCGGAATTTGCAGCCACGGCCTCAGATGCTGTCCCCACGCTGTAGTGGGATACCACGGCTCAGGATCTCCTGACGTTTCAGGCAATGGCAAGGGAGTGCAGAGATACGGTGATTTCGGCGCGCACACTTGCCCTCATTGCGGAGTGTTCTTGGTGATCGGAGGATCTCCTGATGTTTCAGCAAACGGCAGGGGCGTGGCAAGAGTTGGCGACCCTGTGACCCATTTCTGCGGATCCGGCATCTGCGTTACTGGATCCGCAAATATTACGGCTAATGGTGAGTAA